In Paraburkholderia aromaticivorans, a single window of DNA contains:
- a CDS encoding SLATT domain-containing protein produces MTWYENKAAERAKVAKRIRWWALLLFAIGTLAPIVLTLLNKIETILRQMGWSSWLTSIPMTEIGYVLLATAGALVVFDQFFDASGSWIRFRQSQARLEVLLADFRFSWAKSMAQTQGAQTTRDPVVPFTWLLRDFVIKVELLAEDETAQWAKRFSEMIDSFDRNPNLKVTVGSANADSLGNRRSTDATSDSGNGDVASQGAPGAAGTAPAPGNAPQRDRAATADTAVTIRLAIVGAVTLDSGSLQLFVDEELRPVPPDGLVELQLDAGHSHTVVATGRRNGQTLRDEFHEDITIDDENKSFALQL; encoded by the coding sequence ATCACGTGGTACGAAAACAAGGCAGCCGAGCGTGCGAAAGTTGCCAAGCGAATTCGCTGGTGGGCGCTATTGCTGTTCGCAATCGGAACACTCGCGCCCATCGTTCTCACACTCTTGAACAAGATCGAGACCATTTTGCGCCAGATGGGCTGGTCCAGCTGGCTGACATCGATCCCGATGACTGAGATCGGTTATGTGTTGCTTGCCACGGCAGGTGCGCTCGTCGTTTTCGATCAGTTCTTCGACGCGTCCGGCTCCTGGATCCGGTTTCGCCAGTCACAGGCGCGTCTGGAAGTACTCCTCGCGGACTTCAGATTTTCGTGGGCGAAGAGCATGGCCCAGACTCAGGGGGCACAGACGACGCGCGATCCCGTCGTGCCGTTCACGTGGCTCCTGCGCGACTTCGTCATCAAGGTCGAGCTGCTCGCCGAAGACGAAACTGCGCAATGGGCGAAGCGCTTCAGCGAAATGATCGACAGCTTTGATCGCAATCCGAATCTGAAAGTGACAGTTGGCAGCGCAAACGCTGATTCGCTCGGGAACAGGCGAAGCACGGATGCTACGAGCGATTCTGGCAATGGCGATGTTGCTTCGCAAGGTGCGCCGGGCGCTGCCGGTACGGCTCCGGCGCCAGGCAACGCCCCCCAGCGCGATCGCGCGGCAACGGCGGACACCGCCGTGACCATTCGACTCGCGATCGTCGGTGCGGTCACCCTCGATAGCGGGTCATTGCAACTCTTTGTCGACGAAGAGCTCCGGCCCGTGCCGCCTGACGGCCTCGTGGAATTGCAGCTCGATGCGGGGCATAGCCACACCGTGGTCGCGACGGGCCGGCGCAACGGGCAGACGTTACGCGATGAATTTCACGAGGACATCACCATCGACGACGAAAACAAAAGCTTCGCGCTCCAACTGTGA
- a CDS encoding trypsin-like serine peptidase produces MIKIKSLVLIILLVSSASILADEADPDDDTPKINHGPTYLPNDPRRPIDRLEHPEYNPIGIVQSHLGRGTGWLANDCIVWTAKHVLGRDKRVVGQSVKFYVGQGKPNENYEYLVNGVVVASGNSDGEDPDGGAQDWAFIRLEKPIGRIVGHIAPAQYSVDDALTCKTLEAVGFPGEKEVGKLWGQVNCRLISGDVTGFLVSCPVTPGESGGPLLCREPDGKLFAIGILNQRIPDKEEGLAVNFTLEWQKIKAAYLKHRDTCQ; encoded by the coding sequence ATGATCAAAATTAAAAGCCTTGTGCTGATAATTCTCCTCGTATCGAGCGCCTCGATTCTGGCGGACGAAGCCGATCCAGATGACGATACCCCCAAGATTAATCATGGTCCCACTTATCTCCCTAATGATCCTCGAAGACCCATCGATCGTCTAGAACACCCCGAATACAATCCAATCGGTATCGTCCAGAGCCACCTTGGTCGAGGGACCGGGTGGTTAGCCAACGATTGCATCGTTTGGACGGCCAAGCACGTCCTCGGGCGTGATAAACGCGTTGTTGGCCAGTCGGTCAAGTTCTACGTGGGTCAGGGAAAACCCAATGAAAACTACGAATATCTCGTCAATGGAGTCGTCGTTGCTTCGGGAAACTCAGATGGCGAAGATCCAGATGGGGGAGCACAGGACTGGGCTTTCATTCGCCTTGAAAAGCCCATTGGTCGGATCGTTGGTCATATCGCGCCAGCGCAATACAGCGTGGACGATGCTTTAACTTGTAAAACTCTAGAAGCGGTTGGTTTCCCTGGCGAAAAGGAAGTGGGCAAACTCTGGGGGCAGGTAAATTGCCGGCTTATCAGTGGTGACGTGACCGGTTTTCTGGTGAGCTGTCCTGTCACGCCCGGCGAGTCAGGGGGGCCGTTACTCTGTCGAGAACCGGATGGGAAGCTTTTCGCCATTGGCATTCTCAATCAACGGATACCCGACAAAGAAGAAGGCCTCGCGGTCAATTTCACCCTCGAGTGGCAGAAGATCAAGGCGGCATACTTGAAACATCGCGATACCTGCCAATAG
- a CDS encoding eCIS core domain-containing protein translates to MDVPLSPADQVSQPRLRSSFAASFSAPIQAKLAIGKVDDPLEHEADRVADQVLRMSDAQPAINTAPLRMSRQCMTCEAEDKPGALHAKPTCAGKLPVMAPRAVHEALHGPSRPLDRSARAFFEPRFRHDFSLVRVHSDIQAADSARTVGARAYTVGRDIVFGAREYDPSSSRGARLLAHELTHVVQQAGATSPMRRTGALGGLSSVPQRLQRLGANPGCTAAQGQTIHGAIFNARGWLNKAIPKLETSPLSSGTLGSLRRNFGLTFGVAANAALIAQRLKVAYHELSNNPFGCATAAKDPRCANGACGDSFAGRHASTICADVTLTPGSDPVYATGCVLHESFHAAFSNFTVDQYSGWHGHASGMPTYPGTGTDPLLNADSYTTLVMELS, encoded by the coding sequence GTGGACGTCCCTCTGAGTCCGGCTGATCAGGTAAGCCAGCCTCGACTACGATCCTCGTTCGCCGCGTCGTTTTCGGCGCCGATTCAGGCAAAGCTCGCGATCGGAAAGGTCGACGATCCTCTCGAACATGAGGCGGATCGCGTTGCCGACCAGGTGCTGCGCATGTCTGACGCGCAGCCCGCGATCAACACGGCACCGTTGCGAATGAGTCGACAATGCATGACCTGCGAGGCGGAGGACAAACCCGGCGCGCTGCACGCGAAGCCAACCTGCGCCGGCAAGCTTCCCGTTATGGCGCCTCGCGCCGTGCATGAAGCGCTTCATGGCCCGAGTCGCCCGCTCGATCGGTCCGCGCGGGCTTTCTTCGAACCGCGTTTCAGGCACGATTTCAGCCTGGTCAGGGTGCACAGCGATATTCAGGCCGCGGATTCCGCGCGCACAGTCGGCGCGCGGGCCTATACGGTCGGCCGCGACATCGTGTTCGGCGCGCGCGAATATGACCCGTCATCGTCGAGGGGCGCGCGGCTGCTTGCACACGAACTCACGCACGTGGTGCAACAAGCGGGTGCGACGAGCCCCATGCGGCGTACCGGAGCGTTAGGCGGCTTGTCCTCAGTGCCGCAACGCTTGCAACGGCTCGGCGCGAATCCAGGCTGCACGGCAGCGCAAGGTCAAACCATTCACGGGGCCATCTTCAACGCCCGAGGGTGGCTCAACAAGGCCATTCCCAAGCTTGAAACCAGCCCGCTATCGTCCGGCACGCTCGGCAGCTTGAGGCGAAATTTCGGACTGACGTTTGGTGTGGCTGCAAACGCGGCGCTAATCGCGCAAAGACTGAAGGTTGCCTATCACGAGCTCAGCAACAACCCATTCGGCTGTGCTACCGCGGCTAAGGACCCCAGATGTGCAAATGGGGCTTGCGGGGATTCCTTTGCCGGCCGGCACGCGTCGACGATCTGCGCCGACGTCACGCTGACGCCCGGAAGCGACCCTGTCTACGCAACCGGCTGCGTTCTTCACGAGTCGTTTCATGCCGCATTTTCAAACTTCACGGTTGACCAGTACTCCGGATGGCATGGGCATGCTAGCGGCATGCCCACCTACCCGGGAACCGGAACCGATCCGCTCCTGAATGCGGACTCCTACACGACACTCGTCATGGAGCTTTCGTGA
- a CDS encoding FkbM family methyltransferase translates to MAGLLGDDRSFEGCMSMSDRARQMFHRKSASVSQQPMNIKEWVNQKFKHGGAKTFLELGAHCGTDTEWMSALPDVFIHAFEPDPRNQQSPKPNVSVRRAAISDRDGRAPFILSKEAWGQEWTHSSSIKLPKNHLSRYPVTFGETIEVDTITLDTCCHQQRISVIDFIWADIQGAEGEMIRGGKQTLARTRYLYTEYSDGELYEGQITLRDILDLLPEFRVLELWPDEVLLENRSLNQGDAIS, encoded by the coding sequence ATGGCCGGTCTGCTCGGCGATGATCGATCGTTCGAGGGCTGCATGTCCATGTCGGATCGCGCTCGCCAGATGTTTCACCGGAAAAGTGCATCAGTTTCTCAACAACCGATGAACATAAAGGAATGGGTGAATCAGAAGTTCAAGCACGGCGGTGCCAAGACATTTCTGGAGCTCGGCGCTCATTGCGGCACCGACACTGAATGGATGTCCGCGCTACCCGACGTATTCATTCACGCTTTCGAACCCGATCCGCGTAATCAACAGTCGCCTAAACCAAACGTCAGTGTGAGACGGGCGGCAATCTCGGATCGTGACGGCCGAGCCCCCTTCATACTCAGCAAGGAGGCATGGGGGCAGGAATGGACGCATTCGTCGTCGATCAAGCTGCCGAAAAACCACCTCTCCCGCTATCCGGTTACTTTCGGCGAGACCATCGAAGTCGATACGATCACGCTCGACACATGCTGTCATCAGCAGCGCATTTCCGTTATTGATTTCATTTGGGCCGACATTCAGGGCGCTGAGGGGGAGATGATCCGGGGAGGCAAACAAACACTGGCGCGCACGCGTTACCTGTACACCGAATATTCTGACGGCGAGTTGTACGAGGGACAAATAACGCTGCGGGATATCCTCGATTTGTTACCCGAGTTTCGCGTTCTCGAACTTTGGCCGGATGAGGTGCTATTGGAAAACCGGAGTCTGAACCAAGGTGACGCCATATCTTGA
- a CDS encoding ATP-binding protein, producing the protein MAIRGKTEDDLFRILNEELSASSPVTSPEHLFGREVALERVRTSLAMRGRQIFIHGDRGVGKTSLAQTAAFRFQSSDAQPVITSCHKASTFESVMQDVIVKLRGGNPYEAKRTISSKIGRSLTAALPIKSLSLTASAASEKTSQTEEVLALRIPDANAAVALLLHEGDQNSNKHPLVVVDEFDLMRTTERAHFADFLKQLGDQRVPVKFIFCGIGDTVDDLLEAHGSANRYFDGVKIERLNVSSRWDIVDKSAGALGLSVDDEVRHRIAAISDGFPVYIHRICEKLYQAVFNDEEVVDVVSPSHLEIAIVETIVAIEHFIRKPYDATLLRTDGDALELVLWALADHSDLTRTQRSIFESYGKILDTLGMPAVQEKEFTPLLAKLRTGSEPIVRLYKGRRGVNEFCENVFRGYVRLRAEAKGVQLALDYAASPDPRKESTVRVAQGISPLYQRPSFGRRSR; encoded by the coding sequence ATGGCAATCCGGGGCAAAACCGAGGACGATCTGTTTCGCATTCTCAATGAGGAACTGAGCGCGTCATCTCCAGTAACTTCTCCAGAACACCTGTTCGGCAGAGAGGTAGCGCTAGAAAGAGTGAGGACCAGCTTGGCGATGCGTGGTCGCCAAATTTTCATCCATGGTGACCGTGGCGTAGGCAAAACTTCGCTTGCTCAAACAGCGGCCTTCCGGTTTCAATCGTCAGACGCGCAACCGGTTATAACCAGTTGCCACAAAGCCTCAACCTTCGAATCAGTCATGCAGGACGTCATCGTCAAGCTGCGTGGCGGCAATCCCTACGAGGCCAAGCGCACGATATCGTCCAAGATTGGAAGAAGTCTGACGGCAGCGTTGCCCATCAAAAGCCTTTCCCTGACGGCATCTGCTGCCAGCGAGAAAACCAGCCAGACCGAGGAGGTGTTAGCGCTGCGCATTCCGGATGCGAACGCGGCGGTTGCCTTGTTACTTCACGAAGGTGATCAGAATTCTAACAAACACCCATTGGTTGTCGTGGACGAGTTCGATTTGATGAGAACGACTGAACGCGCACACTTTGCGGATTTTTTGAAACAATTAGGCGATCAGCGGGTTCCTGTTAAATTCATATTTTGCGGCATCGGCGATACCGTTGACGATTTGCTGGAGGCGCATGGCTCGGCTAACCGGTACTTTGACGGCGTTAAGATAGAACGTCTGAACGTTTCATCTCGATGGGACATAGTTGACAAGTCAGCCGGGGCGCTGGGGCTTTCCGTTGACGATGAAGTGCGCCACCGCATCGCGGCGATAAGCGATGGATTTCCGGTGTATATCCATCGAATTTGCGAGAAGCTCTACCAGGCTGTATTTAATGATGAGGAAGTCGTTGACGTTGTCAGTCCTTCTCATTTGGAAATTGCTATTGTTGAGACGATCGTAGCTATTGAGCATTTCATTCGAAAGCCGTATGACGCCACGTTATTGCGCACCGATGGGGACGCGCTAGAGCTAGTCTTGTGGGCTCTAGCCGACCACAGTGACTTGACGCGGACTCAACGAAGTATCTTCGAGTCGTACGGAAAGATACTGGATACGCTGGGCATGCCCGCCGTCCAGGAAAAGGAGTTCACCCCGTTGCTCGCAAAGCTGCGCACTGGCAGCGAGCCGATCGTGAGGCTATATAAGGGCCGGCGCGGGGTCAATGAATTCTGCGAAAACGTATTTCGTGGATACGTGCGGCTGCGAGCTGAAGCCAAAGGCGTGCAACTTGCGTTGGATTACGCGGCTTCTCCAGACCCGAGAAAAGAGAGCACAGTCCGTGTCGCGCAAGGCATCAGTCCGCTATATCAACGCCCATCGTTTGGGCGACGATCAAGGTGA
- a CDS encoding TIR domain-containing protein gives MQEGLHMPENNGNTIGRLKESCVFIRSTESAGSGYLVAPQRIATAMHVVRNLQPGQPVTVTIGVDGPTVEATLLRSDPKTDAAVLGFQEELTVAALPVAKTLVRDVAWTGYGFPTLADKTGLPVGLPIDGRVMDARTRNDVGQSAVLLYSDQIAAGNASPLHGFSGGPIVVAGALVGHLTKHIGDADDKRRAAYGYVYACPIDEVVKLLDVEPLTVEITPSPIETRAESIPHLARDEYHVFVSYRSTDRAWAMSLVARLEGAGLRVFIDQRELKPGDYLAGQLESALNRSRSAVVLVSRDWLESPWCQQEANVLVKRAVEDAKFKLVPLRIADVSMPTFLDTRVWLDFNGSKPAEGPNLDRLLSALADLDPDRDPRAVRADAADVRVTDRFVAEIMTAAKGGERQILAVLDEWRKTESSDSAPLIKAAEVFNGKGLFESALEVLKQLEPTVRVRQLRAFALRKSGEVDEAIKMLEVLHREGVADPETGGLLAGCYKQRWIETDDRAFKQLAYRTYLQTYERFGDAFNGINTAAMALQCNDLPRMFQVAGQVRDALLTKDEATLPHWDLATLGETCLLLGKFDEAREWYGKAVAKAAGLHENIAMMRRQARLNLSALGKPSDLLDDLLTVPHVLAYFGHMTDADDRASPRFPQSEVSMVRKAIRDRVMKYGNLYGFGQAARGTDLIVLEELVSHRRGATVVLPIPEADFVAMSVGDQWKDRFYKVKATGRVQFCKPLRDTCPPDAELGRVLEEANREVQKRALEFARRLDETPIILAVWDRQQGDGPGGTADAIRLWQDDGFDVDVIDVGAV, from the coding sequence TTGCAGGAGGGCCTGCACATGCCTGAGAACAATGGCAACACGATCGGCCGGCTGAAAGAGAGCTGCGTCTTCATCCGCAGTACAGAGAGTGCCGGTTCGGGTTATCTCGTTGCCCCGCAGCGGATCGCGACCGCGATGCACGTGGTCAGGAACTTACAGCCGGGGCAGCCGGTTACTGTAACCATCGGTGTGGATGGCCCGACGGTCGAGGCAACCCTGCTGAGGTCCGATCCGAAAACAGATGCGGCTGTGCTTGGCTTCCAGGAGGAACTGACCGTCGCTGCACTGCCAGTCGCGAAGACGCTTGTACGCGACGTGGCGTGGACCGGTTACGGCTTCCCGACCTTAGCCGACAAGACGGGACTGCCGGTCGGCCTGCCGATCGATGGACGCGTGATGGACGCCCGAACCCGCAACGACGTCGGTCAAAGCGCGGTTTTGCTCTATTCGGATCAGATCGCCGCCGGCAATGCTTCACCGCTGCACGGCTTTTCGGGTGGGCCGATTGTGGTGGCGGGCGCATTGGTCGGTCATCTGACGAAACATATCGGCGATGCCGACGACAAGCGCCGGGCCGCATATGGTTACGTCTACGCGTGTCCGATCGACGAAGTGGTCAAACTTCTCGATGTCGAGCCGCTAACGGTGGAGATAACGCCTTCTCCCATTGAAACGCGAGCGGAATCAATTCCCCACCTCGCTAGGGACGAGTATCACGTATTCGTGAGCTATCGCTCGACCGACCGGGCGTGGGCGATGAGTCTCGTGGCGCGCCTGGAAGGCGCAGGTCTGCGTGTGTTCATCGACCAGCGAGAGCTGAAGCCGGGGGACTATCTCGCGGGTCAACTCGAATCCGCGCTCAATCGCAGCCGATCGGCGGTCGTTCTGGTAAGCCGGGATTGGCTCGAGTCGCCATGGTGTCAACAGGAAGCGAATGTCCTCGTAAAAAGGGCCGTCGAAGACGCGAAGTTCAAGCTCGTGCCATTGCGTATCGCTGACGTTTCGATGCCCACGTTTCTGGACACGCGCGTCTGGCTCGATTTCAATGGCTCGAAGCCGGCCGAGGGGCCGAATCTGGATAGGCTGCTTAGCGCGCTGGCCGACCTCGACCCCGACAGGGACCCGAGAGCCGTTCGTGCGGATGCGGCCGATGTGCGCGTGACTGACCGGTTTGTGGCCGAAATCATGACGGCGGCGAAGGGTGGTGAAAGACAGATCCTTGCCGTTCTGGACGAGTGGCGCAAGACCGAGTCGTCGGACAGTGCCCCGCTGATCAAAGCGGCCGAGGTGTTCAACGGAAAGGGACTGTTTGAATCCGCTCTGGAGGTGCTGAAACAGCTCGAGCCGACCGTTCGGGTGCGGCAACTGCGCGCGTTCGCGCTGCGCAAGTCGGGAGAGGTTGACGAAGCGATAAAGATGCTGGAGGTGTTGCATAGGGAGGGCGTGGCCGATCCGGAGACGGGCGGCCTGCTGGCCGGATGCTACAAGCAGCGCTGGATTGAAACGGACGATCGGGCATTCAAGCAACTTGCCTACCGGACCTATCTTCAAACGTACGAACGCTTCGGCGATGCTTTCAATGGCATCAACACCGCAGCGATGGCCTTGCAGTGCAACGATCTGCCGCGCATGTTCCAGGTTGCTGGCCAGGTGCGCGATGCATTACTGACAAAGGACGAAGCGACTCTTCCGCATTGGGATCTGGCTACCCTGGGCGAGACGTGCCTGTTGCTTGGAAAGTTCGACGAAGCGCGCGAATGGTACGGCAAGGCGGTCGCTAAGGCCGCGGGTCTGCACGAAAATATCGCCATGATGCGCAGGCAAGCGCGTCTGAATCTGAGTGCACTCGGCAAACCCTCGGACTTGCTGGATGATCTGCTCACGGTGCCTCATGTGCTTGCCTACTTTGGGCACATGACAGATGCGGACGATCGCGCGAGCCCGCGCTTTCCGCAGAGCGAGGTCAGTATGGTACGCAAAGCCATCAGAGACCGGGTTATGAAATACGGAAACCTGTATGGCTTTGGCCAGGCGGCTCGCGGAACCGACTTAATCGTGCTCGAGGAGTTGGTCAGCCACAGGCGCGGAGCGACAGTCGTTTTACCGATTCCCGAGGCCGATTTTGTGGCGATGTCGGTCGGTGATCAGTGGAAGGACCGCTTCTACAAGGTGAAGGCCACCGGACGGGTCCAGTTTTGCAAGCCGCTTCGGGACACATGTCCACCGGACGCTGAGCTGGGAAGGGTGCTCGAAGAAGCAAATCGCGAAGTGCAGAAGCGCGCGCTCGAATTCGCTCGCCGGCTGGACGAAACGCCGATCATTCTGGCGGTTTGGGACCGGCAGCAGGGCGACGGTCCAGGTGGAACCGCCGACGCGATCAGGCTATGGCAAGACGATGGGTTTGACGTGGACGTGATCGATGTCGGTGCTGTGTAA
- a CDS encoding metallophosphoesterase, producing the protein MRKTLFVISDLHLGGAPGTEEARGFQITPPRTQTLLARFIDGLPGRSPECDVRLVIAGDIVDFLAEEPFQAFTGDPQAACAKLDRILAETAPVWEALKRFIVNRDGAVTLMLGNHDIELALPGPRQLLLDAIGPGRIEFIYDNEAFTCGPVLIEHGNRFDEWNAVPHGALRRARSQLSRALPLKPEFPALPGSRLVVDVMNPLKRQYPFVDLLKPEDAGALPIVAALGAAGIRDVWQFFQKYRQTWAVDYDENREPLGEEYISSGDQSDQKMFDLAQDIASGGDLAQINAASDILRGVGGSVTELVREGRREALFKAIRASAAKHRLAFEVGEEVAPYLSAARTASASGFEVVVYGHTHLVKRVGLSAGNSTFPVYLNTGTWADLMRMPDSIWGTEDSARKALMAFVADLESSSLDQWRRAVPTYAKIEVDSDAVLSADVYFADGDADEPASTAGLSRRLAGGPAHA; encoded by the coding sequence ATGCGCAAGACGCTCTTTGTCATCTCGGACCTACATCTTGGCGGCGCGCCGGGGACGGAAGAGGCCCGAGGCTTTCAGATCACGCCGCCACGCACCCAGACGCTACTGGCGCGCTTCATTGATGGCCTGCCGGGCCGCAGTCCAGAATGCGACGTGCGCCTTGTGATTGCGGGTGACATCGTCGACTTTCTGGCTGAGGAGCCATTCCAGGCGTTCACCGGCGATCCTCAAGCGGCGTGCGCGAAACTCGACCGCATTCTGGCCGAGACCGCACCCGTGTGGGAGGCGCTGAAGCGATTCATAGTCAACCGTGACGGCGCGGTGACGCTGATGCTCGGTAACCACGACATCGAGCTTGCATTGCCTGGGCCACGACAGCTGCTTCTGGACGCCATAGGACCCGGCCGGATCGAGTTTATCTACGATAACGAAGCGTTCACGTGCGGCCCGGTACTGATCGAACATGGAAATCGCTTCGACGAGTGGAATGCGGTACCGCATGGTGCGCTTCGACGCGCGCGGTCTCAACTGTCTCGCGCGTTGCCGCTGAAGCCGGAGTTTCCGGCGCTACCGGGCAGCCGCCTGGTTGTGGATGTGATGAACCCGCTCAAGCGGCAATACCCTTTTGTCGATCTGCTGAAACCTGAAGATGCGGGCGCACTGCCTATTGTCGCCGCGCTTGGCGCGGCTGGTATTCGGGATGTTTGGCAGTTCTTCCAAAAATATCGTCAAACATGGGCAGTCGATTACGATGAAAATCGCGAGCCGCTCGGTGAAGAGTACATCAGTAGCGGTGACCAGAGCGACCAGAAAATGTTCGATCTCGCGCAGGACATCGCGAGCGGTGGCGATCTCGCGCAGATCAACGCCGCAAGCGATATCTTGCGTGGTGTCGGCGGCTCCGTGACGGAACTGGTTCGCGAGGGCCGCCGCGAAGCGCTATTCAAGGCAATTCGCGCAAGTGCTGCCAAGCATCGGCTGGCGTTCGAGGTCGGCGAAGAGGTGGCTCCGTATCTAAGCGCGGCGCGCACGGCCTCCGCATCGGGCTTCGAGGTTGTCGTCTATGGGCACACGCATCTTGTCAAACGCGTCGGCCTTTCCGCGGGTAATAGCACATTTCCCGTCTACCTCAACACCGGAACCTGGGCCGATCTGATGCGTATGCCGGATTCCATCTGGGGCACGGAGGACAGTGCGCGCAAGGCATTGATGGCATTCGTGGCCGATCTCGAAAGCAGTTCGCTCGACCAATGGCGCCGGGCGGTTCCGACTTACGCGAAAATAGAGGTCGACAGTGATGCTGTACTGAGCGCGGACGTCTATTTCGCTGATGGCGACGCCGACGAACCTGCGAGCACGGCCGGGCTCTCGCGACGTCTTGCAGGAGGGCCTGCACATGCCTGA
- a CDS encoding toll/interleukin-1 receptor domain-containing protein: MKVFVSYRRTDHGIAGRITDHLIGQLGAGTIFFDADGIGSGTNYETRLREALDACDVLITVIGPSWLAVTDESGKRRLDDREDWVRQEVSSALKRNITVIPVLLEGAPPLTKSRLPPALAALAPIQAFRLGDGDRFRRDMEELSRLVREGLKEAEDRRGREAKPDLRAFFPKNPRGYFELDGAIPAVIAAMETSLAFQGRATRLSIAYARSKVSLVRLPQGGRGSIGCSVHEAIRVVEHYGAVGEQAWSKAFPPVKKRGVIAKLFGTRSVPLPEPTTTAELDDLAQSYRARTYQLSRRDEIASQLGLGRPVLIESAFPRESAFPRAAFNEGAETSVIVELNREDLTVTHWAEAGHAMHDLFPRMKTAPVAAFKSALEAGRAWAIEVLPAVEPEKMQAAAKLTTFGNSIARKSPTPRP, translated from the coding sequence GTGAAAGTCTTTGTTAGCTATCGCCGCACAGACCATGGGATCGCAGGCCGGATTACCGACCATCTGATTGGCCAGCTTGGGGCCGGCACGATCTTCTTCGACGCTGATGGCATCGGATCCGGCACAAACTACGAAACTCGGCTGCGTGAAGCGCTGGATGCGTGTGACGTGCTTATCACTGTCATCGGTCCATCCTGGCTGGCGGTTACGGACGAGTCGGGAAAGCGGCGGCTCGACGATCGGGAGGATTGGGTGCGGCAGGAGGTGAGTTCTGCGCTGAAGCGCAACATCACCGTGATCCCGGTCCTGCTGGAAGGAGCGCCGCCCCTGACGAAATCCAGATTACCCCCGGCGCTGGCGGCGCTCGCGCCGATACAAGCCTTCAGGCTAGGCGATGGCGACCGCTTCCGACGCGATATGGAGGAACTCAGTCGGCTTGTCCGAGAAGGCTTGAAGGAGGCGGAGGACCGCAGAGGCAGGGAGGCCAAACCAGACCTGCGTGCCTTCTTTCCTAAGAACCCGCGGGGATACTTCGAGCTTGACGGGGCGATCCCCGCGGTGATCGCCGCAATGGAGACGTCCTTGGCGTTTCAGGGACGAGCGACCCGTTTATCCATCGCCTATGCAAGGTCCAAGGTCTCGCTCGTTCGTCTACCACAGGGAGGCCGTGGCAGCATTGGCTGCAGCGTCCACGAGGCAATCCGCGTGGTTGAGCACTACGGCGCCGTCGGCGAGCAGGCATGGTCGAAGGCATTCCCACCGGTGAAAAAACGTGGAGTCATCGCCAAACTCTTCGGTACGCGATCGGTTCCGCTGCCCGAACCAACGACGACAGCCGAACTCGACGATTTGGCTCAATCATACCGTGCGCGAACCTATCAGCTGTCGAGACGGGATGAGATTGCCAGTCAGCTAGGATTGGGTCGCCCTGTGCTTATCGAGTCCGCTTTTCCGCGCGAATCCGCTTTTCCGCGCGCGGCCTTTAACGAAGGTGCGGAGACCTCGGTGATCGTCGAGCTGAACAGAGAGGATCTGACCGTCACGCACTGGGCCGAGGCAGGACATGCGATGCATGATCTGTTCCCCCGCATGAAAACGGCGCCGGTAGCTGCTTTCAAGTCGGCGCTGGAGGCCGGGCGTGCCTGGGCGATCGAAGTCTTGCCGGCCGTCGAACCCGAAAAGATGCAGGCTGCGGCGAAGCTGACCACATTCGGCAATTCAATCGCCAGGAAATCACCGACGCCGCGGCCGTGA